GCCGCGGACGGCTTGGCCTTCACCAGGTCGGCCAGCAGTGCGTTCAGGTTTTCCTCGAGCTTGCCGGCCTCGAACTCCACCTTGCCGATGGAGCAGTGAATGATGCCGGCCTTGTCGGTGCGGTAGCGCACCTGACCCGCCTTGGCGTTCTTCACGGCGCCAGCCACGTCCGGGGTCACGGTGCCGACCTTGGGGTTCGGCATCAGGCCGCGCGGACCGAGGATCTGACCCAGCTGACCCACCACGCGCATGGCGTCCGGGGCGGCGATGACCACGTCGAAGTCCATGTTGCCCTTCTTCACTTCGTCGGCCAGGTCGTCCATGCCGACGATTTCGGCGCCGGCATCACGGGCCGCATCGGCCGCCGCGCCCTGGGCGAACACCGCTACGCGCACGGACTTGCCGGTGCCGTTGGGCAGCACGGTGGAACCGCGCACCACCTGGTCGGACTTGCGCGGGTCGACGCCGAGGTTCACGGCGACGTCCACGGATTCGGCGAATTTCGCCTTCGGCAGATCCTTGAGCAGGCCCAGGGCTTCGCTGATCGGGTAGATCTTGCCGGCCTCGACCTTCTCACGGATGGCCTTCATGCGTTTGCTCAGCTTAGCCATCTCACACACCCTCCACTTCAAGACCCATGCTACGGGCGCTGCCAGCAATCGTGCGCACGGCGGCATCGAGATCCGCAGCGGTCAGATCGGGCTCTTTCGCCTTCGCGATTTCTTCCAGCTGGGCGCGCGTCACCTTGCCGACCTTGTTGGTGTTCGGGGTAGCGCTGCCCTTCGGGATACCGGCGGCCTTCTTCAGCAGAATCGCGGCCGGCGGGGTCTTCTTGATGAAGGTGAAGCTGCGGTCACTGTAGACGGTGATCACCACGGGCAGGGGCAGACCCTGCTCCATGCCCTGCGTCTCGGCGTTGAACGCCTTGCAGAATTCCATGATGTTCACGCCGTGCTGACCCAGGGCCGGACCGACCGGCGGACTGGGGTTGGCCTGACCGGCAGGCACCTGCAGCTTGATGTAAGCCTGTACTTTCTTTGCCATGATTTACTCTCCTGTGGGTACGAACGCCTCGCGGCTCCCCTTAACCACCGCGGGACCGGCAAGTCCCGCGGATCGATCAGGCCTTTTCGACCTGGTGGAACTCGAGCTCCACCGGCGTCGAACGACCGAAAATCTGCACCGCCACCAGCAGACGGCTCTTTTCGTAATTGACTTCCTCGACCACGCCGTTGAAGTCGTTGAACGGACCATCGGTCACGCGCACCACCTCGCCGGGCTCGAACAGCACCTTCGGCCGGGGCTTCTCGACGCCTTCCTGGATACGCTGCAGAATGGCCTCGGCCTCGCGATCAGAAATCGGCGCCGGACG
This region of Chromatiales bacterium genomic DNA includes:
- the rplA gene encoding 50S ribosomal protein L1 → MAKLSKRMKAIREKVEAGKIYPISEALGLLKDLPKAKFAESVDVAVNLGVDPRKSDQVVRGSTVLPNGTGKSVRVAVFAQGAAADAARDAGAEIVGMDDLADEVKKGNMDFDVVIAAPDAMRVVGQLGQILGPRGLMPNPKVGTVTPDVAGAVKNAKAGQVRYRTDKAGIIHCSIGKVEFEAGKLEENLNALLADLVKAKPSAAKGQYLKRVTVSTTMGPGIQVDQSTLAL
- the rplK gene encoding 50S ribosomal protein L11, translated to MAKKVQAYIKLQVPAGQANPSPPVGPALGQHGVNIMEFCKAFNAETQGMEQGLPLPVVITVYSDRSFTFIKKTPPAAILLKKAAGIPKGSATPNTNKVGKVTRAQLEEIAKAKEPDLTAADLDAAVRTIAGSARSMGLEVEGV